From a region of the Aeoliella mucimassa genome:
- a CDS encoding IS3 family transposase yields the protein MNCPTALLETIGLLLSAPTTLAPSSTVVESGSLRWTYLFSVHYEYANLEPVRLGVFKYIDVFYNRQRLHQTLGYKTPEAFEAEYAPAVAA from the coding sequence ATGAATTGCCCGACAGCACTACTGGAGACTATCGGGCTGCTGCTTTCTGCTCCCACGACCCTCGCACCATCCTCGACCGTTGTTGAGAGTGGAAGCTTAAGATGGACTTATCTGTTTTCTGTCCACTACGAATACGCCAATCTTGAGCCAGTGCGCCTCGGCGTGTTCAAGTACATTGACGTGTTCTACAATCGCCAGCGACTCCATCAGACGCTCGGTTATAAAACCCCCGAAGCATTCGAGGCCGAATACGCCCCGGCCGTAGCGGCGTAA
- the tgt gene encoding tRNA guanosine(34) transglycosylase Tgt, protein MRDETESNDSASPRPESSSPHAVRYQLHHTDANCAARLGTLTTPRGEVPLPTFMPVGTVGTVKGLVIDQVAATGAGIILGNTYHLALRPGAEVVSQLGGLHAFSGWSGPILTDSGGFQVFSLAERVKITEQGAQFQSHIDGARLSLTPEESIAIQEQLGSDIAMQLDHVIALPAERPAIADAMLRSVRWAERCQQAARREDQSIFAIVQGGLDPELRQESAERLVELDFAGYAIGGLSVGEPPAEMYSTIEVTTPHLPVDRPRYLMGVGKPEDLIEAVYRGVDMFDCVMPTRNGRNALAFTDEGPVRLRNECHKVDPRPLEEDCPCPACRHSRGYLRHLFMAGEMLGPVLLSIHNLTYYQRLMAGAREAIAADRYAEYRQQKLAGWQSGG, encoded by the coding sequence ATGCGGGATGAGACAGAGTCGAACGATTCAGCCAGTCCGCGGCCCGAGAGTTCCTCCCCCCATGCGGTTCGGTACCAGTTGCATCATACCGATGCCAATTGCGCCGCTCGGCTCGGCACGTTAACTACCCCGCGCGGCGAGGTTCCGCTGCCGACCTTCATGCCGGTCGGCACGGTCGGCACGGTCAAAGGCTTGGTGATCGACCAGGTCGCAGCGACCGGCGCCGGGATCATCCTCGGTAACACGTATCACCTTGCACTCCGACCCGGAGCCGAGGTGGTATCGCAGCTCGGCGGACTGCACGCGTTCAGCGGCTGGAGCGGCCCGATACTCACCGATAGCGGCGGGTTTCAGGTCTTCAGTCTGGCCGAGCGGGTGAAGATCACCGAGCAGGGCGCCCAGTTTCAGTCGCACATCGACGGGGCTCGGTTGAGCCTTACGCCGGAGGAGTCGATTGCGATCCAGGAGCAGCTGGGGAGCGACATCGCCATGCAGCTCGATCACGTGATCGCGCTGCCCGCCGAGCGGCCCGCAATTGCCGATGCCATGCTGCGGAGCGTGCGTTGGGCCGAGCGTTGCCAGCAGGCAGCCCGGCGAGAGGATCAGTCGATTTTCGCCATTGTGCAGGGGGGGCTCGACCCTGAGTTGCGCCAGGAATCGGCCGAACGGCTCGTGGAGCTCGATTTCGCCGGCTACGCGATTGGTGGTCTGAGCGTGGGGGAACCCCCCGCGGAGATGTACTCGACGATCGAGGTCACTACGCCGCATCTGCCGGTCGACCGCCCGCGGTACCTGATGGGGGTCGGCAAGCCGGAGGATTTGATCGAGGCTGTGTACCGGGGGGTCGACATGTTCGACTGCGTCATGCCCACCCGCAACGGCCGCAACGCCCTGGCATTTACCGACGAGGGGCCTGTGAGGCTGCGAAACGAGTGTCATAAGGTCGATCCCCGCCCGCTGGAGGAGGATTGCCCGTGCCCCGCGTGCCGGCACAGCCGGGGCTACCTGCGTCACCTGTTCATGGCAGGCGAAATGCTGGGGCCGGTGCTGCTGTCGATCCACAATCTGACCTATTACCAGCGCCTGATGGCCGGCGCTCGCGAGGCGATTGCCGCGGATCGCTACGCGGAGTACCGCCAGCAGAAACTGGCTGGCTGGCAGTCGGGGGGGTGA
- the yajC gene encoding preprotein translocase subunit YajC has product MDWFSSIVLLAQEAANAPAAADGNKDAPSLFSSPMILITLLFAAFYVIVLLPQRREQDKRTRMLEAIKETDKVITSGGMFGTVTNIQKDTGRVTLRVDDNNGTKIKVSLASIAQVLGDDKAEGEN; this is encoded by the coding sequence GTGGACTGGTTTTCCTCCATAGTGCTCTTGGCTCAAGAAGCGGCAAATGCCCCTGCTGCCGCCGATGGCAATAAGGATGCCCCCAGCCTATTCAGCAGCCCGATGATCCTCATCACGCTGCTTTTCGCAGCTTTTTACGTCATCGTGCTATTGCCTCAACGCCGGGAACAAGATAAGCGAACAAGAATGCTCGAAGCGATCAAAGAAACCGATAAGGTGATCACTTCGGGTGGCATGTTCGGAACCGTGACCAATATTCAAAAAGATACAGGTCGGGTCACCTTGCGGGTGGACGACAATAACGGCACTAAAATCAAAGTCAGCCTGGCCTCGATCGCCCAAGTTCTGGGAGACGATAAAGCTGAAGGCGAGAACTAG
- a CDS encoding LysM peptidoglycan-binding domain-containing protein, producing MSEIAKLLSAAGLLSAGFFGASLFGPPASTATPTSEGDWAPQRLQPIDAAPVPSGTFANQGSPSALDTSVAPAGHWEEQGVASAPTTHEVARPNVPATDNSLPFSIPPLAAAPDNIARATPAPTPPAAAPTNAPSDDRLASLEPPPLLESTMFAVPLKRTSFPTQQPIATQTPQPNTSPAPADAGTTVAANGGPVANPWNNPSPPSTGITLPPQASNSWNAPSLTAPVANQSWDDDEPIYHVVSDGDSLAKLAERYLGDAGRARDIYELNRDVVEHPDLLRIGAKLRIPERLPAAQQVNVFDASGTAAASYAPQSRLVPLPELPSDVRAAPRARLQAPISATFSGG from the coding sequence GTGTCTGAAATTGCAAAACTACTTTCCGCGGCGGGATTGCTGTCCGCTGGTTTCTTTGGCGCTTCGTTGTTCGGACCGCCCGCCAGCACGGCCACGCCAACCAGCGAAGGCGATTGGGCCCCGCAACGTTTACAGCCGATTGATGCTGCCCCGGTGCCGTCTGGCACGTTTGCCAATCAAGGTTCGCCGAGCGCGCTGGATACTTCGGTCGCTCCCGCTGGGCATTGGGAAGAACAAGGCGTTGCTTCGGCTCCCACAACGCACGAAGTCGCGCGGCCCAACGTCCCCGCGACCGACAATTCGTTGCCGTTTTCGATTCCTCCGCTCGCGGCCGCGCCGGACAACATCGCCAGAGCCACCCCCGCGCCGACTCCCCCTGCAGCAGCACCGACCAACGCCCCCAGTGACGATCGGCTGGCATCGCTCGAACCACCACCGCTGCTAGAGTCGACTATGTTTGCCGTTCCGCTCAAGCGAACTTCGTTCCCGACGCAGCAACCAATAGCAACGCAGACGCCGCAGCCCAACACGAGCCCTGCACCAGCGGATGCAGGAACCACGGTTGCCGCTAACGGGGGACCAGTTGCGAATCCCTGGAACAATCCCAGCCCCCCCAGCACTGGCATTACGTTGCCGCCGCAAGCGAGTAACTCGTGGAACGCCCCTTCGCTCACTGCCCCCGTGGCAAATCAATCGTGGGACGATGACGAGCCGATTTATCACGTCGTGAGCGATGGCGACAGCCTGGCGAAGCTCGCCGAGCGGTACCTCGGCGATGCGGGCCGCGCTCGGGACATCTACGAGCTAAATCGCGACGTGGTCGAGCATCCCGACCTGTTGCGAATCGGGGCAAAGCTTCGCATCCCCGAGCGACTCCCCGCCGCGCAGCAAGTGAATGTGTTCGATGCGTCCGGCACCGCGGCTGCTAGTTACGCACCGCAAAGTCGGCTGGTGCCGCTTCCCGAGCTACCAAGCGACGTGCGGGCCGCTCCGCGGGCGCGGTTGCAGGCTCCAATCAGCGCGACCTTCTCGGGGGGCTGA
- a CDS encoding GGDEF domain-containing protein gives MLFVLAGCLLGLVQMAIGIAIGVWLRSSSTDSRNADLRRTRSVALELHRLTQKIGTSVSDHRDRFEKMESRLQESPGGRHNPTTDLVAGVVGEILAANRQLQTELHQAEQQIADQAREIESHMTSALTDPLTKLPNRRALDDQMANRLRDYRKLGTPFSLLMIDVDHFKAINDDFGHQTGDEVLAGMGGVLRASLRRHDFVARYGGEEFAVILPHSSLDEAQCAANKAREGFTQLSDLFAHLKRNITVSGGLATIQPGEELDHLIARADEALYLAKRSGRDRTYMHDGLICRELDEESLTEGNGLDSSAASSAPTKDTLNSLPTSAAMATACSDLRSAVFGSADSAK, from the coding sequence TTGCTTTTCGTATTAGCTGGTTGCCTACTGGGCTTAGTGCAGATGGCCATCGGCATCGCCATTGGTGTCTGGCTTCGTAGCTCCAGCACCGATAGTCGCAACGCCGATCTTCGGCGGACTCGCTCAGTGGCTCTCGAACTGCATCGCTTGACTCAGAAAATTGGCACCAGCGTATCGGATCATCGGGATCGCTTCGAGAAAATGGAGTCGCGACTCCAAGAGTCCCCCGGCGGTCGGCACAATCCAACGACTGATCTGGTGGCCGGCGTCGTCGGCGAGATTCTGGCCGCGAACCGGCAACTACAAACCGAGTTGCATCAGGCCGAGCAACAAATCGCCGATCAGGCACGCGAAATCGAATCGCACATGACCAGTGCGCTGACCGATCCCCTGACCAAGCTCCCCAACCGCCGTGCACTCGACGACCAAATGGCGAACCGATTGCGCGATTATCGCAAGCTTGGCACCCCGTTCTCGCTACTGATGATCGACGTCGACCACTTCAAGGCGATCAACGACGACTTCGGACACCAGACCGGCGACGAAGTACTGGCCGGCATGGGAGGCGTGCTTCGCGCGTCGCTCCGCCGGCACGACTTCGTCGCCCGCTACGGCGGCGAAGAGTTCGCAGTGATCCTGCCCCACTCCTCGCTCGACGAAGCGCAGTGCGCGGCCAATAAGGCCCGCGAGGGATTCACCCAACTTTCCGACCTGTTCGCCCACCTGAAGCGCAACATCACCGTTAGCGGCGGTTTGGCAACCATTCAACCTGGCGAAGAACTCGATCACCTGATCGCCCGCGCCGACGAGGCTCTCTACCTAGCCAAGCGGAGCGGGCGAGACCGGACCTACATGCACGATGGACTAATCTGTCGTGAGCTGGATGAAGAATCTCTGACTGAAGGCAACGGCCTCGATTCGTCGGCCGCCAGCAGTGCCCCCACTAAGGACACGCTGAACTCGCTGCCGACTTCGGCCGCCATGGCAACCGCTTGCAGCGACCTGAGATCCGCCGTATTTGGCTCCGCAGATTCTGCGAAGTAG
- a CDS encoding vWA domain-containing protein has translation MNLVQSLKTWWIDLTGGEELPIDRETISWLVSLVLHLAVLILLATLAYLIPVQDDFLLSTAPPEVEDLPPITEVEFTEFDPADIGTLGDDAMADAAAAAPERADFSEVLTEYEPQAFTGELPAMDADFTLTTAPTIDDRMLVKGSGNVGTTAASGAVDRITNEILLSLEQRPTLVIWLFDESGSLQPQREEIAQRFQRIYEELGIIEDSGNEAFKRNDDEAPLLTAVASFEANVTIHTKQPTSSLSDVQQAMQAIEEKAALIYSDQNAATGQENVFSAIGKVANQFRRYRTKSPQRNVMIVVFTDEAGNDYQYLDAAVDLCKKSVIPVYVVGVPAPFGRREAFVKYVDPDPSYDQSPQYVPVDQGPESLMAERVQLRYFGRNDEDERLESGFGPFGLSRITYETGGIYFSVHPNRREGHVSRRQTEAMATHIAMFFDPLIMRRYRPDYVSVDEYKRRLAKNSAKASLVQAATLSWTEQMEDIRLRFPKYDEAELARDLTLAQRAAAKLEPKLQQLTTMMKRGESDRDKISEPRWKAGFDLAMGRTLAAKVRTEGYNTMLAMAKQGMKFKNPRNDTWVLMPSDEVSTGSVLSNEADLARMYLERVVAEHEETPWAYLASKELETPFGWQWNETFTNVVARRENQNNNNNNPQPERMPNVPPKKPSRPVPKL, from the coding sequence ATGAATCTGGTTCAGAGCCTCAAAACCTGGTGGATCGACTTGACCGGCGGCGAAGAACTGCCGATCGACCGCGAGACCATTTCGTGGCTGGTAAGTCTGGTGCTGCACCTGGCGGTCCTGATTCTGCTGGCCACGCTCGCCTACCTGATTCCGGTGCAGGACGACTTTCTGCTGAGCACCGCCCCGCCGGAAGTCGAGGATTTGCCTCCGATCACCGAGGTGGAGTTCACCGAATTCGATCCGGCCGACATCGGCACTCTGGGCGACGATGCCATGGCCGACGCGGCCGCTGCCGCTCCAGAGCGGGCCGATTTTTCGGAAGTGCTCACCGAGTACGAGCCGCAAGCTTTCACCGGCGAGCTGCCGGCGATGGATGCCGACTTCACCCTGACTACCGCTCCGACGATCGATGATCGCATGCTGGTGAAAGGCTCTGGCAACGTCGGCACCACCGCCGCCTCGGGAGCCGTCGATCGGATTACGAACGAGATTCTCCTGTCGCTTGAACAGCGCCCCACGCTAGTGATCTGGTTGTTCGACGAGTCGGGCAGCTTGCAACCGCAGCGGGAAGAAATCGCCCAGCGGTTCCAACGCATCTACGAAGAACTCGGCATCATCGAAGACTCCGGCAACGAGGCCTTTAAACGCAACGACGATGAAGCGCCGCTGCTGACGGCCGTCGCCTCGTTCGAAGCAAACGTGACGATCCACACCAAGCAGCCGACCTCCTCGCTGAGCGACGTGCAGCAAGCCATGCAAGCGATCGAAGAGAAGGCAGCATTGATCTACAGCGATCAGAACGCGGCGACTGGCCAAGAGAACGTGTTCTCGGCCATCGGCAAAGTGGCCAACCAGTTCCGTCGCTACCGCACGAAGTCGCCGCAACGCAACGTGATGATAGTAGTGTTCACCGACGAAGCAGGCAACGACTATCAGTACCTCGATGCGGCGGTCGACCTCTGCAAAAAAAGCGTGATTCCGGTGTACGTGGTCGGCGTGCCCGCTCCGTTTGGTCGCCGGGAAGCGTTTGTGAAGTATGTCGACCCCGATCCCAGCTACGATCAAAGCCCGCAGTACGTGCCGGTTGATCAAGGCCCCGAATCGCTGATGGCCGAGCGGGTTCAGCTCCGCTACTTTGGGCGGAACGACGAAGACGAACGCTTGGAATCGGGCTTTGGACCGTTCGGGCTATCGCGCATCACCTACGAAACCGGTGGCATCTACTTCTCGGTGCACCCGAACCGTCGCGAAGGGCACGTGAGCCGCAGGCAGACCGAGGCGATGGCCACGCACATTGCGATGTTCTTCGACCCGCTCATCATGCGTCGCTACCGCCCCGACTACGTGAGTGTCGATGAATACAAGCGGCGTCTGGCAAAGAACTCGGCCAAGGCCTCACTCGTGCAGGCGGCCACCTTGAGTTGGACCGAACAGATGGAGGACATCCGGCTACGGTTCCCGAAATACGACGAAGCCGAACTGGCCCGCGACCTGACGCTCGCCCAACGAGCGGCCGCCAAGCTAGAGCCCAAACTGCAACAGCTGACCACCATGATGAAGCGCGGCGAGTCGGATCGCGACAAAATCTCCGAACCTCGCTGGAAGGCCGGGTTCGATCTGGCGATGGGGCGCACGCTGGCCGCGAAGGTTCGGACCGAGGGATACAACACGATGCTGGCCATGGCCAAGCAAGGGATGAAGTTCAAAAACCCTCGCAACGACACCTGGGTATTGATGCCATCCGACGAGGTCTCAACCGGCAGCGTGCTATCCAACGAGGCCGACCTCGCCCGCATGTATCTCGAGCGGGTCGTCGCAGAACACGAAGAGACTCCCTGGGCTTATCTAGCGTCGAAAGAGCTCGAAACTCCCTTCGGCTGGCAATGGAACGAGACGTTCACCAACGTCGTCGCCCGTCGCGAGAATCAAAACAATAACAACAACAATCCGCAGCCGGAGCGGATGCCGAACGTCCCCCCCAAAAAGCCCAGTCGACCAGTTCCCAAGCTGTAG
- a CDS encoding 3-keto-disaccharide hydrolase, with amino-acid sequence MRCFVGLLLACVIASPVLADEPAEASQWQSLFDGKSLEGWHANFDPEAFTIEDGAIRVQALSDRAAHLFYVGDNDKEPVKFKNFELKLVSRAEPNANSGVFLHTSTKLRTKWRLLDQGYEVQLNNRPEQQKTGSLYAVEPVEETGIDESEWFEMLIRVKDKQITVSLDGKQVLDYTEPEDPKRSADRKGRVFSDEGGAIALQAHDSNSVWYFKEIAIRPLD; translated from the coding sequence ATGCGTTGCTTCGTTGGCCTTCTGCTTGCTTGCGTGATTGCGTCGCCGGTGTTGGCCGATGAGCCAGCCGAAGCTTCCCAGTGGCAGTCGCTGTTCGATGGCAAGAGTCTCGAAGGCTGGCACGCCAACTTCGACCCGGAGGCCTTTACCATCGAGGACGGCGCCATCCGTGTTCAAGCCTTGAGCGACCGCGCGGCCCACCTGTTCTATGTTGGCGACAACGACAAAGAGCCGGTGAAGTTCAAGAACTTTGAGCTGAAGCTCGTCTCCCGGGCGGAGCCAAACGCCAACAGCGGTGTGTTCCTGCACACGAGCACCAAGCTCCGCACCAAATGGCGACTGCTCGACCAGGGATACGAAGTGCAGCTAAACAACCGCCCCGAGCAACAGAAGACCGGCAGCCTGTACGCGGTGGAGCCTGTGGAAGAAACCGGCATCGACGAATCGGAATGGTTCGAGATGCTGATCCGCGTGAAGGACAAGCAGATCACCGTGAGCCTCGACGGGAAACAGGTGCTCGACTACACCGAGCCCGAGGATCCCAAACGTTCCGCGGATCGCAAAGGGCGCGTCTTCTCCGACGAAGGAGGAGCCATCGCCCTGCAGGCGCACGACTCGAATAGCGTGTGGTACTTCAAAGAGATCGCCATCCGCCCGCTCGATTGA
- a CDS encoding DNA-directed RNA polymerase subunit alpha C-terminal domain-containing protein, translating into MSMTQAPSAGIKSMVVSSTGFGPREIEEITHAISENYANYRELKEGVQDLEAQPNRSPAASARLGVCQYLLGRYSDAIETLKHSDGGALTHYYLGRSYLALDRYSEAVESYDASQRAGYDRDIVTLAKAEALRYSKQPEESLKLLDTLSGAVEQTAEYLYQRSATVQVLGAPRVEVLALLERAVQADPSHGGSLFGLALENDRHGNDDYARELYERAAKQFPTYVGTLLNLGILYEDMQAFDRAKQCYNRILDMFPNHKRARLYFKDADASRDMYYDEEARREQDRLSQVLSIPVTDFELSVRSRNCLQKMGLMTLGDLTETTELELLSSKNFGETSLVEIREMLTSKGLDLGQFAHQRREEDPPYDPESLSDDERALLDRPISDLNLSVRARKCMVRLGLTTIGELVRRTGDDLLECKNFGVTSLNEVREKLTQANLKLRGD; encoded by the coding sequence ATGTCGATGACTCAGGCACCGTCTGCCGGAATCAAGTCGATGGTGGTTTCGTCCACTGGATTCGGACCCCGTGAGATTGAGGAAATCACCCACGCCATCTCCGAGAACTACGCCAATTATCGCGAGCTCAAGGAAGGCGTTCAGGATCTCGAAGCACAGCCAAACCGCTCGCCCGCTGCGTCGGCGCGATTGGGCGTGTGCCAGTATTTGCTGGGTCGCTATTCCGACGCGATTGAAACTCTCAAGCACAGCGATGGTGGTGCCCTGACGCACTACTATCTGGGTCGCTCGTACCTGGCCCTCGACCGGTACAGCGAAGCGGTCGAATCGTACGACGCCTCGCAACGGGCCGGCTACGATCGCGATATCGTCACCCTGGCCAAGGCCGAGGCCCTGCGATACTCGAAGCAGCCGGAAGAGTCGCTGAAGCTGCTCGATACGCTTTCGGGCGCGGTGGAGCAAACCGCAGAGTACTTGTACCAGCGTTCGGCAACCGTGCAGGTGCTCGGTGCTCCCCGCGTTGAGGTGCTCGCGCTGCTCGAGCGTGCGGTGCAGGCTGATCCCTCGCACGGCGGGTCGCTGTTCGGCCTGGCGTTGGAGAACGATCGCCATGGCAACGACGACTACGCCCGGGAACTCTACGAGCGGGCTGCCAAGCAGTTTCCGACTTATGTCGGCACGCTGTTGAACCTCGGTATCCTGTACGAGGATATGCAAGCGTTCGACCGTGCGAAGCAGTGCTACAACCGCATTCTCGACATGTTCCCCAACCACAAGCGTGCCCGGCTGTACTTTAAGGACGCCGACGCTTCGCGGGACATGTACTACGACGAAGAAGCCCGCCGCGAGCAGGATCGCTTGAGCCAGGTGCTCAGCATCCCGGTGACCGACTTCGAATTGTCGGTGCGGAGCCGAAATTGCCTGCAAAAGATGGGCTTGATGACACTCGGGGATCTGACCGAGACCACTGAGCTCGAACTGCTTTCGAGTAAGAACTTTGGCGAGACTTCGCTGGTCGAAATCCGCGAAATGCTCACTTCCAAGGGGCTCGACCTGGGGCAGTTTGCTCACCAACGCCGCGAAGAGGATCCGCCGTACGATCCCGAATCGCTCAGCGACGACGAGCGGGCGCTGCTGGATCGGCCGATATCCGACCTCAACCTGTCGGTGCGTGCCCGCAAGTGCATGGTTCGTCTGGGTCTCACCACGATTGGCGAGTTGGTTCGTCGCACCGGCGACGACCTGCTGGAGTGCAAGAACTTCGGCGTGACCAGCTTGAACGAAGTTCGCGAGAAGCTGACGCAGGCCAATCTCAAATTGCGTGGTGACTGA
- the metF gene encoding methylenetetrahydrofolate reductase [NAD(P)H] has protein sequence MSLADIYSTDQPGLSFELFPPKTEAGEEALLKHVQRLLEFSPGYITCTYGAGGSTQNKTLDIIGRVHEMSGLPVATHLTCVGSTAEQLGEYLTEARKRGVDNVVALRGDPPKGEDSFTAVEGGFKYANELVEYIRRDFSDMGIAVAGYPEKHVEAPSLDVDLENLKRKVDAGADVVVTQLFYVNDDFFAFRDRCVALGINVPIVPGLLPVTNFAQIKRITSLCGAKLPGEFVSALEAAGDESDTQFQVGVDFATQQMAQLLEAGVPGVHLYVLNKSEAASGVLENLGWKAN, from the coding sequence ATGTCATTAGCCGACATCTACTCTACTGATCAGCCCGGCTTGTCGTTCGAGCTGTTTCCGCCCAAAACCGAAGCTGGCGAAGAAGCCTTGCTGAAGCATGTGCAGCGCCTGCTCGAATTCTCGCCTGGCTATATCACCTGCACGTATGGGGCGGGGGGATCGACCCAGAACAAGACGCTCGACATCATTGGCCGCGTGCACGAGATGAGTGGTCTGCCAGTGGCTACCCACCTGACCTGCGTCGGTAGCACCGCCGAGCAGTTAGGCGAGTACCTGACCGAAGCCCGCAAGCGCGGAGTCGACAACGTCGTCGCCTTGCGAGGCGACCCACCGAAGGGGGAGGACTCGTTCACCGCGGTCGAAGGTGGTTTCAAGTACGCGAACGAACTGGTGGAGTATATCCGCCGAGACTTCAGCGACATGGGGATCGCGGTAGCTGGCTACCCTGAGAAGCACGTGGAAGCCCCCAGCTTGGATGTCGACCTCGAGAACTTGAAGCGTAAGGTCGACGCGGGGGCCGACGTGGTGGTGACCCAGTTGTTCTACGTGAACGACGACTTCTTTGCGTTCCGCGACCGCTGCGTCGCGCTCGGCATCAACGTGCCGATCGTGCCGGGGTTGCTGCCGGTGACGAACTTCGCTCAGATCAAGCGGATTACTTCGCTGTGCGGTGCCAAATTGCCAGGCGAGTTTGTCTCGGCCCTTGAAGCCGCCGGCGACGAAAGCGACACCCAGTTCCAAGTGGGGGTCGACTTCGCTACGCAGCAAATGGCTCAGTTGCTCGAAGCTGGGGTGCCAGGCGTGCACCTGTACGTGCTTAACAAGTCGGAAGCCGCTAGCGGCGTGCTCGAGAACCTGGGCTGGAAGGCCAACTAG
- a CDS encoding alpha/beta hydrolase translates to MSSAVRLSFLAVILGLSQLSFVESAMAQKKDVPEPKDVTFETKDGVQIAATYYKSTAGKDATPVILLADLKDSRAVYDQLARRLQTPQTSEDGAEGVQHESFAVLAVDLRGHGDSTKQRGRNGAVRELDAAKLQRNDFLAMAAYDMEAVRKFLVDKNDAGELNINRLSIVGAGLGASVGVTWTAVDWSAPPLAVGKQGQDVKGLVLISPKWSYNGIQMTKPLRHPGVREQIAFMVMYGSGDRSYVSDAKRIEKQLERYHPKPDSLPEGEPHSLAMIDPSTKLQGTQLLTQGGDKASDLIVKFLTVHVAKKDFDWTKRGRD, encoded by the coding sequence ATGTCTTCAGCCGTCCGATTGTCATTTCTTGCAGTAATTCTTGGTCTCAGCCAACTGTCGTTTGTCGAATCGGCCATGGCTCAGAAAAAAGACGTGCCTGAGCCCAAGGACGTGACCTTCGAAACGAAAGATGGCGTGCAGATAGCGGCCACCTACTACAAGAGCACCGCAGGCAAAGATGCCACGCCGGTGATCTTGCTGGCCGATCTCAAGGATTCGCGAGCGGTGTACGACCAACTCGCTCGCCGGTTGCAAACGCCGCAGACGAGTGAAGATGGTGCCGAAGGCGTGCAGCACGAGTCGTTCGCCGTGTTGGCTGTCGATCTTCGTGGTCACGGCGACAGCACCAAGCAGCGCGGCCGCAACGGCGCGGTCCGCGAACTCGATGCCGCCAAGCTTCAGCGTAACGACTTCCTGGCAATGGCCGCCTACGATATGGAAGCGGTTCGCAAGTTCCTGGTCGATAAGAACGACGCTGGCGAACTGAATATCAATCGTTTGTCGATCGTCGGCGCCGGACTGGGTGCCTCGGTCGGAGTGACCTGGACCGCAGTGGACTGGAGCGCCCCGCCGCTTGCGGTCGGTAAGCAAGGCCAGGACGTAAAGGGCTTGGTGCTGATCTCGCCGAAGTGGTCGTACAACGGAATCCAGATGACCAAACCACTTCGTCACCCCGGAGTGCGCGAGCAAATTGCCTTCATGGTGATGTACGGGTCAGGGGACCGTTCGTACGTGTCGGATGCGAAACGCATCGAGAAGCAGCTAGAACGCTATCATCCCAAGCCCGATTCGCTCCCCGAAGGCGAGCCTCACTCGTTGGCCATGATCGATCCCAGCACCAAGCTGCAGGGCACGCAGCTCCTCACCCAAGGTGGCGACAAAGCTTCGGATCTGATCGTCAAGTTCCTTACCGTGCATGTGGCGAAGAAGGACTTCGACTGGACCAAACGTGGCCGCGACTAG